The nucleotide window CGCAGTAGCGGGCTGTGGATCCGCAGCGTGCCCATGTCGCTGTGGGCGTAGCCGACGGCGTGGTCCACCTGGCCGCTCGCGCCCTCGTCCGCGCCGGCCAGCAGATGAGCAGCTTGTGGAGGTGACTGGCGGGGTCGATGTTGGACTGACGTAGAACACGGTGAACAGCAGTGCCACGACGTCTACGACCACGTCGCTGACGATCCGCAGACGCTTCGCGCGCAGTACGCGAAGGGATGGATGTCACTCATTTCCAGCTCCCGTCCGGTGAAGAGCAGTTCAGCACGAGGAGCCGCCGGCGTCGTCGCAAGCCGGAGCATCACACCGATGGGGAGGTTTCCCCAGCGGACGCGGCCACCGGAAGCAGCGCCGGCCGCTTGGCCTGGCGGCCGTCGCCGGAGGAACGGCCACGCAGGCGGCGGCCGATCCAAGGGCCGAGGAAGGTGCCGGCCCAGCGCAGTTCGGCACCCACGGTCCTCCGGACAGAGATGTCTGTCCCCGCGGCCGGAAGGGGAAGGGTCCACTTGTCGTCGCTGCCCGGCAGACCGAGCGCCTGGGCCACGGCAGCCGCGATGCGCGTGTGTCCCAGCGGGCCGGCGTGCAGCCGGTCAGCACTCCACAACCGCGGATCGGTCGCCGCCGCGTGCGCGGCCGTCTCCGCCACCACCACGCCGTGGCGGTCGGCGGCCTCCCGGATGCGCGCGTTGAGTGCGAGAACACGGTGACCGATCGGGCGGGCCAACGGCGTGATACGCCCGACATCGGGAAACATGAGGGTCGCGACGGTGGCGCCCTGCGCCGTGAGGGCGGCGAACATCGCCTCAACATGGCCGGCCACCTCGTCGAGGTCGCAGCCCGGGCGCAACACATCGTTGACACCAGCCACCACCGTGGCGAGGTCGGGCCGCATCGCGAGAGCCGGAGCCAGCTGCTCGGCGCGCACCTGACCGGCCTTACGGCCGCGCACCGCGAGGTTGGCGTAGAGCAGGCCTGGGCTGTGGCGGGCGACCTGCTCGGCGAGCCGGTCCGCCCAGCCCCGAAGACCACGGACGTCGTCGCCGTCCCCGAGCCCCTCGGTGTGACTGTCACCCAGGGCGACATAGCGCAGATA belongs to Streptomyces graminofaciens and includes:
- a CDS encoding SGNH/GDSL hydrolase family protein is translated as MSSSGYLRYVALGDSHTEGLGDGDDVRGLRGWADRLAEQVARHSPGLLYANLAVRGRKAGQVRAEQLAPALAMRPDLATVVAGVNDVLRPGCDLDEVAGHVEAMFAALTAQGATVATLMFPDVGRITPLARPIGHRVLALNARIREAADRHGVVVAETAAHAAATDPRLWSADRLHAGPLGHTRIAAAVAQALGLPGSDDKWTLPLPAAGTDISVRRTVGAELRWAGTFLGPWIGRRLRGRSSGDGRQAKRPALLPVAASAGETSPSV